One region of Miscanthus floridulus cultivar M001 chromosome 19, ASM1932011v1, whole genome shotgun sequence genomic DNA includes:
- the LOC136526317 gene encoding protein GLUTAMINE DUMPER 6-like translates to MRTEGAGGVLRPASCLWRTPTPYILLVVGSIMILIALVLLVLICARNRNSRRSRRPGSDDEAAPSARVLAPLDREPKVAVIMAGERAPSFLASAKPLAFVAPRGADEADGSSAAAVPYV, encoded by the coding sequence ATGAGGACGGAGGGAGCTGGAGGTGTGCTGCGGCCGGCGAGCTGCCTGTGGAGGACGCCGACGCCGTACATCTTGCTGGTCGTCGGGTCCATCATGATCCTCATCGCGCTTGTGCTGCTCGTGCTCATCTGCGCGCGAAACAGAAACAGTCGTCGCTCGCGGCGGCCCGGGTCGGACGACGAGGCGGCGCCCTCAGCGCGGGTGCTCGCGCCGCTCGACAGGGAACCCAAGGTCGCCGTCATCATGGCCGGCGAGCGCGCGCCGTCCTTCCTCGCCAGCGCCAAGCCGCTCGCCTTTGTCGCCCCCCGGGGTGCTGATGAGGCCGACGGCAGCAGTGCCGCGGCCGTACCGTACGTGTAG